GCCACTCACGGGAGATAGCGCGGTCACCTTTCTCCGTGGGGATGGAAACGCTCGATCGGGCCATGTATGACCCGCAACGAGTCTACCGGCCGCTGGGGGAACTGGGGGTGAAATGGGCGCGGTTGCAAACGGGCTGGGCGCGATGCGAGACCTCCCCCGGCAAATACGATTTTGGTTGGCTGGAGGCAGTTGTGGACGCGGTCCGTGCCGAGGGTGTTAGCCCGTGGTTCAATCTTGGCTACGGCAACAGGCTCTACCTGCCAGAGGCCCCTGACGTCTCGGCGGTGGGTTGGATTCCTGTCTACAAGCCAGAAGCACAGAAAGCCTGGCTGAAATTTGTGGGAGCACTCGCCGCGCGATTTGGCGATCGGGTGAAACACTGGGAAATTTGGAACGAGCCGAACATCAAAAACTTCTGGAAACCCGGCGATCCGTCCCCGGACCTGTACTGCCGGTTTGTGGCGGAGACCAGCCAGGTCCTGCGGCAGACGATTCCTGATGTCGTGATTATTGGTGGGGCTCTCGCCGGCATGCCCACCGATTATCTCCGCCAGCTCCTGGCCTGTGGAATTCTGCAGCATGTGGACAGGATCTCCTATCATCCTTATCGCCCCGTGCCGGAAGAGGGTTATCGAGAAACCCTGACCACCTGGCGGACAATTCTTCGACAGAACAGTCCGGGTGGAAAAGAAGTGCCCTTATGGCAGGGGGAGAACGGGTGTCCTTCGCGACCGGGGGGTGCCGGCGCCCTCTCGCAGTATGAATGGACCGAAGTTCGTCAGGCGAAATGGCTGCTGCGGAGAATGCTTTACGACAGGGTCCTCGGGGTGGAGCTGAGCTCTTACTTCCACATCGTCGATCTGGTGAATTACAACTGGGGAACGGGGCCGAGCGGGAAAACGAATTTTAAAGGGCTTTTGCGGGGAGAAGATTATTCTCCCAAGCCTGCTTACCATGCCTATCAGCGCCTGTGCGCTTTGTTCGACGGGGAGACGCGTCGGGAGCCTGCCCTCGATGAAATGGTGACTGTGGCGAGCGCTTCGGCAATGTCCGCGGAGGATCGCCCGATGGGCAAAACCCCGGAGGCACAGAAATACGTGGTCGCCGGTTTCTTGCGAAACGACGCACCGCTGTGGGCTCTATGGGCCGTGGAACCACTACACAGCCCGGGACAGGTACGTTGTGCGGACGTTCGGATACGCGGGACGGCCCCCTTGAATTCCCCCGTCTTGATCGATCTTTTGAGCGGCTGCGTTTTTACAGTGGACCATCGTGCAGGCAATTCCACCGCGTTGAGATTTCCCTCGCTGCCCATTCCCGACTATCCGGTGGTGATTGCCGATAAAGAGGCGATTCATGATCTGGTGACGAGCCCTGTCCAGGTGGATGGATGAATCCCATCAGCCGCTTCGCGCTTCTCTCGCGGACCGTCGTGCTGACTGCGAGAGGACATCCGGTTTGCAGTTCGACGCAGAGAAGACCGCCGGGCAACGTCGCGGAGGCGTGAAATACCTATGGCGCGCATGTGTCGCTGGACATGAAAAATACAACCGTCCTGTGAACGCCCTAGAAGACGCATTAGAAGTCTATTAGCGCTTGACCGCAATGGGGACAGCGCGATGGCGTCTTTTTCCGCCGCCGGCGTTGAATCTCCTCGGTAAACCCGGCCCCCAGAATACCTGCCGGCAGCGCGAACATTCCGATTCCCAGAAGAGCCACAATCCCAGTGACAAATCTCCCCGGTCCCGTAACAGGATACACATCCCCGTAACCGACAGTGGCGAGGGTAATGACAGCCCACCACATGGCAGTGGGAATATCAGGAAACTTGTCCGGCTGAGCCGGGTTTTCCACGTAGTACACGATCGCTGCGGAGAATAGAACAAGCAGGAACATCACGCAAAAAGCCACGACGATCTCTTCTTTTTTCTCCCGGAATACAGCGACGAATATATCCACAGCAGCCGTATAACGCGCCAGCTTGATTGAGCGAAGTAATCGGAACAGTCGCAACAGCCGGAGCATTCGCAGGTCAATGTGCGAAGCCGGCAAAAATGCCGGCAGAATTGCAAAAAGGTCTATCAGCGCAAGGGGCGTCATGGCGAAACGGACCCGGCCCCAAATAAGAGAGTCATACTGAGGATTTGCGCGACACGACCATAACCTCAATAAATATTCAACGGCGAATATAGACACTGAGAAATGCTCGAATAAAGAAAGCGCCCACCCCCAACGGTTGGCGATCCATTCGACGGTCTCGATTACTGCGGCAAATACGTTGGTGAGAATGAGCGTGATAAGAAAAACATCACACCATTTACTGAGAGTATCACCTTCAGTAGCAGGCTCGAGGATTGTCCAAATCCGTTCTCGCAGCGCATTCATAAATCATAACCTGGAACGCAATCTAAATAGAATCGGACTTCTTCAGATTGCAGCGTCGGCAGAGCAGTTGCACATTATTGTCAGAGTTGCTCCCACCTTTGGCTACCGGGATGATATGGTCAAATTCCAGATAGTCCGTCGCCCCGCACTCGGCGCATCGTCCACCATATCGCTGCCAAACACGCTGACGGACATCGCGTGGAATATATCTGCTGGTTTTCCCCTCGACTTTGGCCACCCGGGTTTGATTGGCCAGGCCCACCGCCGCAGTAAACAATGGGTAGAAAAGGGGCGACGGTTGTAAGATGTCAAACCTATAAACGGGTTTGCCCTCCGTTTGGATCTCTAGCCAGTTGTCGCTGCCGCGATGAGAGATGATTTTTCGATAATCCAGGGCCACTGTTTTTGTAGACGAGGAAAACAGAAGTCGGTGATCGGTGAGCGCCAAATTCCCATGATGCTGTTCCCAGGCAAGATTACCACCACGGGTCCGCGGCAGGTGCCACACCGCTTGGGAGTAAAAATGGAGCAGTTCGCCAGCTCGCAACTGCAGTCCCGAAGGTGGAGAGAGGGTTGGAAGACGGCCATTTTCGATTTCCTCAAGCCTGCGAAGGATGTTGATCTCTTGCTCCAAGTACTTGCGATACTCGGCCGATAATCCCAGCTCTTCGACCAACCACCTGAGGATTTTTTCTTCTTCGGGAGATAATCGTCCGTCGGCTTTGGCGTCGGCAAGCACATGTTCCACAAATCGTTGTGCGGAAAGTTGGATCGCTTGCTGGAGTTCCTGTTTGGTCAAACCGAACTTTTGTGTGATCCGAAGGAGATTCTCCCATTCCGCGGGGGAAAGC
This is a stretch of genomic DNA from Thermogutta terrifontis. It encodes these proteins:
- a CDS encoding potassium channel family protein, giving the protein MNALRERIWTILEPATEGDTLSKWCDVFLITLILTNVFAAVIETVEWIANRWGWALSLFEHFSVSIFAVEYLLRLWSCRANPQYDSLIWGRVRFAMTPLALIDLFAILPAFLPASHIDLRMLRLLRLFRLLRSIKLARYTAAVDIFVAVFREKKEEIVVAFCVMFLLVLFSAAIVYYVENPAQPDKFPDIPTAMWWAVITLATVGYGDVYPVTGPGRFVTGIVALLGIGMFALPAGILGAGFTEEIQRRRRKKTPSRCPHCGQALIDF
- a CDS encoding TerB family tellurite resistance protein, which produces MAKLAEWVKKTVQKLIDPDREKRVQELTRLLYHGLVTNQEKFSVSSMLQGWDVNPDELELAKENVYRYVLERAWADEVVTQKEQQALRSIVQCLEISEAKAKDIHLEFARNRFAIALGEAMEDGILSPEEEARLARIAHSVGYALPQFARMFFRDYAEAFLRGLFMAAVADGRLSPAEWENLLRITQKFGLTKQELQQAIQLSAQRFVEHVLADAKADGRLSPEEEKILRWLVEELGLSAEYRKYLEQEINILRRLEEIENGRLPTLSPPSGLQLRAGELLHFYSQAVWHLPRTRGGNLAWEQHHGNLALTDHRLLFSSSTKTVALDYRKIISHRGSDNWLEIQTEGKPVYRFDILQPSPLFYPLFTAAVGLANQTRVAKVEGKTSRYIPRDVRQRVWQRYGGRCAECGATDYLEFDHIIPVAKGGSNSDNNVQLLCRRCNLKKSDSI
- a CDS encoding GH39 family glycosyl hydrolase → MVDHSVNRRTFLAQALGVTVLGSPTIHAVCLGSGIRETPRQPGQDAIATDFLDGSPEATRWWERNIGPVVGRIKGRHSREIARSPFSVGMETLDRAMYDPQRVYRPLGELGVKWARLQTGWARCETSPGKYDFGWLEAVVDAVRAEGVSPWFNLGYGNRLYLPEAPDVSAVGWIPVYKPEAQKAWLKFVGALAARFGDRVKHWEIWNEPNIKNFWKPGDPSPDLYCRFVAETSQVLRQTIPDVVIIGGALAGMPTDYLRQLLACGILQHVDRISYHPYRPVPEEGYRETLTTWRTILRQNSPGGKEVPLWQGENGCPSRPGGAGALSQYEWTEVRQAKWLLRRMLYDRVLGVELSSYFHIVDLVNYNWGTGPSGKTNFKGLLRGEDYSPKPAYHAYQRLCALFDGETRREPALDEMVTVASASAMSAEDRPMGKTPEAQKYVVAGFLRNDAPLWALWAVEPLHSPGQVRCADVRIRGTAPLNSPVLIDLLSGCVFTVDHRAGNSTALRFPSLPIPDYPVVIADKEAIHDLVTSPVQVDG